Proteins encoded in a region of the Quercus lobata isolate SW786 chromosome 8, ValleyOak3.0 Primary Assembly, whole genome shotgun sequence genome:
- the LOC115955217 gene encoding G-type lectin S-receptor-like serine/threonine-protein kinase At4g03230, translated as MGAITVIKGWSANCMLCSMFILYIPVLLCSFHVYCADRVSLRHGEWIRDNDETLVSPGRKFELGFFGPTGSSRDKRYVGIWYTSDKQIVVWVANRDSPLINTTTGAFGFTTDGYLTVLDMSSGKVHWSSGRDSYYWCDPCTTADWILNLTDSGNLVLFDNETSLWESFNNPTDTFLPNMTMDRYMNLTSWRDRDDPGTGNFTFMLDTAGNSNTQIINKGGNIYWKSLENGGYYSIVTTTKGQNSYDFENARLVMNFSGKIEYWEQSTNGTWSLFDVHPSDNCSVYDFCGKFGSCNLKNNKLPCKCLPGFVPHVPQKWYSGDFSDGCTRNSTSCGNTFLNLKMMNIGGRPEQIHQVGNETECKELCLKNCDCESYSYNQDSEMACWIWTQELFNLQEEYVEGYNLSIRVAISDIEPTVQNCEPCGTNMIPYPLSTSSNCGDPMYFSFNCNTTSGQVSFKALSGTYRVTSIDQNTSKVFIQVKDVGSLRLNQSLPFNLTTPRNSSSNVSSRVTDDVEIVWEPPLEPLCNLSADCKDWPHSTCESAIDGKRRCLCTKSFRWDGTKLSCTQVSHKKKNLLRAIIPVITATLMVIACCYLYYLRRRKVANGQESVNRERNQGNAAFRLYDSERSVKELIDSDQFREDDKKGIDVPFFNLKSILAATDYFSDTKKLGQGGFGPVYKGSFPGGQEIAIKRLSSGSGQGLEEFKNEVVLIAKLQHRNLVRLLGYCIEGDEKMLLYEYMPNKSLDSFLFDRTLCVLLNWKIRFDIILGIARGLLYLHQDSRLRIIHRDLKTSNVLLDEEMNPKISDFGLARIFGGKQTEATTTRVVGTYGYMSPEYALDGFFSVKSDAFSFGVVVLEVISGKKNTGFHQSEHTLSLLGYAWKLWKEGKALDLMDQTIRETFNADEFLRCVNVGLLCVQEDPSDRPTMSNVVFMLGSETATLPTPKQPAYVLRRSLSSATSSTTKPESWNELTSTIEEGR; from the exons ATGGGAGCAATCACCGTTATTAAAGGATGGTCCGCAAACTGCATGCTGTGTTCCATGTTCATCTTGTACATACCAGTACTTCTGTGTTCCTTCCATGTTTATTGCGCTGATAGAGTTTCTTTGAGGCATGGTGAGTGGATTAGAGACAATGACGAAACTCTGGTTTCGCCTGGAAGAAAGTTTGAATTAGGATTCTTTGGTCCAACTGGAAGTTCTAGAGACAAAAGGTATGTTGGAATATGGTACACTTCGGATAAGCAAATAGTTGTATGGGTTGCCAATCGAGATAGCCCGCTTATCAATACTACCACTGGAGCTTTCGGATTTACAACAGATGGCTACCTCACGGTATTAGATATGAGTAGTGGGAAGGTTCATTGGTCTTCTGGACGTGATAGTTATTATTGGTGTGATCCGTGTACAACTGCAGACTGGATTCTGAATCTCACGGATTCTGGAAACCTGGTGCTATTCGATAATGAGACAAGTCTATGGGAGAGCTTTAATAATCCAACTGATACATTTCTCCCAAACATGACTATGGATCGATACATGAACTTAACTTCTTGGAGAGACCGTGATGACCCTGGAACTGGGAACTTCACGTTTATGCTAGATACAGCAGGAAATTCGAACACACAAATCATCAACAAAGGGGGGAATATTTACTGGAAAAGCTTGGAGAATGGTGGGTATTACTCTATCGTCACAACAACAAAAGGTCAAAATAGTTATGATTTTGAGAATGCAAGGTTGGTGATGAATTTTAGTGGGAAGATAGAGTATTGGGAACAAAGCACAAACGGGACTTGGTCGTTGTTTGATGTGCATCCGAGTGACAATTGTAGTGTTTACGATTTTTGTGGAAAATTTGGTAgctgtaatttaaaaaataataaattgccaTGCAAATGTTTGCCAGGGTTCGTGCCTCATGTCCCTCAGAAGTGGTATTCTGGAGATTTTTCGGATGGGTGCACCAGAAATTCGACGTCCTGTGGCAATACCTTCTTGAACTTAAAGATGATGAATATAGGCGGAAGACCAGAACAAATTCACCAGGTCGGAAACGAAACAGAATGCAAAGAGTTGTGCCTTAAAAACTGCGACTGCGAGTCTTATAGTTATAATCAAGACTCAGAAATGGCATGCTGGATTTGGACGCAGGAGCTATTTAATCTTCAAGAGGAGTATGTTGAAGGTTATAACCTCTCCATCCGTGTAGCAATTTCGGATATAG AACCAACTGTACAAAATTGTGAGCCTTGTGGCACAAACATGATCCCTTATCCACTTAGCACTAGCTCAAATTGTGGTGATCCTATGTACTTCAGTTTCAATTGCAACACTACCTCTGGCCAGGTTAGCTTCAAGGCCCTCAGTGGGACATATCGAGTCACTAGTATCGATCAAAATACATCAAAGGTTTTTATCCAAGTCAAGGATGTAGGAAGTTTGCGGCTAAACCAGTCATTGCCATTTAATCTAACTACTCCAAGAAACTCTAGTTCTAATGTTTCATCTAGAGTTACAGATGATGTTGAGATTGTTTGGGAGCCACCACTGGAGCCACTCTGTAATTTATCTGCAGATTGCAAGGATTGGCCACATTCAACTTGCGAATCAGCAATTGATGGGAAGAGGAGGTGCCTTTGCACCAAAAGCTTTCGATGGGATGGCACAAAGTTAAGTTGTACACAAG TgtctcacaaaaaaaagaacctaTTACGTGCAATTATCCCAGTGATTACTGCAACTTTGATGGTTATTGCATGCTGTTACTTGTATtatttgagaagaagaaaagtggcCAACGGACAAG AATCAGTTAACAGGGAAAGAAATCAGGGAAACGCAGCATTTCGACTGTATGACAGTGAACGAAGTGTCAAAGAATTGATAGATTCAGACCAATTTAGAGAAGATGATAAAAAAGGCATAGATGTaccatttttcaatttgaaaagTATACTAGCAGCAACAGATTACTTCTCAGATACAAAAAAGCTTGGACAAGGGGGCTTTGGGCCTGTTTACAAG GGTTCATTTCCAGGAGGACAAGAAATTGCTATAAAGAGGCTCTCGAGTGGTTCAGGGCAAGGCTTGGAGGAATTCAAGAATGAGGTTGTTTTGATTGCTAAACTTCAGCATCGGAATCTTGTTAGACTTTTGGGTTATTGCATAGAAGGAGATGAAAAAATGTTACTCTATGAATACATGCCAAACAAGAGTTTAGactcatttttatttg ATCGAACTCTATGCGTGTTACTGAATTGGAAGATACGCTTTGACATCATTTTGGGAATTGCTCGAGGGCTGCTCTATCTTCACCAAGATTCGAGGTTGAGGATCATTCATAGGGATTTGAAAACAAGCAATGTTCTTCTGGATGAGGAGATGAACCCCAAGATTTCTGACTTTGGCTTGGCAAGGATATTTGGAGGCAAACAAACTGAGGCAACCACGACAAGGGTGGTTGGGACTTA CGGCTACATGTCTCCAGAATACGCATTGGATGGGTTTTTCTCAGTGAAGTCTGATGCCTTCAGCTTTGGTGTAGTTGTACTTGAGGTTATCAGCGGAAAAAAGAACACCGGATTTCACCAGTCAGAACATACTTTGAGTCTTTTAGGTTAT GCATGGAAATTGTGGAAAGAAGGCAAGGCTTTAGATTTAATGGACCAAACAATACGTGAAACTTTTAATGCAGACGAATTTTTGAGGTGTGTTAACGTTGGGCTTTTATGTGTACAAGAAGATCCAAGTGATCGTCCCACAATGTCGAATGTGGTTTTCATGCTTGGTAGTGAAACTGCAACTCTCCCAACTCCTAAACAACCAGCCTATGTTTTAAGAAGATCCCTCTCTAGTGCAACTTCTTCTACTACTAAACCAGAAAGCTGGAATGAATTAACATCTACCATTGAAGAAGGACGATAA